The Clostridium sp. DL-VIII DNA window CTCGCTATTTTTTTTATATAAAATAGTAAATTAATAAATATTTATGAATACCTAAATCAATAACAAATAAAATAAATAATCATAATATACTATATAGAAATTGATAAAATACAAAGGAGAGAAAAAATGGAAAATAGAAATTATAGAAGATGCAGATGTAATAATTCAAATCCGTTTGGAGAGACAGCTGGAGAAAATGTTAATCGTAATTGCAGAAGGGACAACATTCTAGCAGGTACATTAGCAGATACGTACAATCAAGGATATAGAGAAGGCTATAATGATGGCTACAATGATGGATTTACAGGTGGGAGAGACCAGGGGGTTATTGAAGGGTATAGGCAAGGCGTAAAAGATGCTAATGCTAGAACAAGGCAGGCCGTTTTAAATCTTGCAGGCAGAAGAAGATGTTCTAGACGTTGTTGTTTCTAAATCAAATTTATTGATTTAAATGACAATTAGGTATATACGTTTTCTTAAAATAGTTATCTATAAAAAACACTTAATAGAATGTGTGTTTATACTTTTTTAGTCTACTTTAAATATTGAGTGAAGTAAACATGGGTATAGTACACTTTTGTTAGGTGTTTTTAATATATATGTTGCAATTGATTTTCTACAATTAACATTCAGATATTTACTTAGCGCCTAGATATCCTAAATGTAATTTTATTATTCAACATATATATAAATAATTTATTACAGTGAATAGAATAAGATTTTCTAATTAGACATATTGGTATAAATACTACATTAGAGTATAAACTAAATTTGTTAGACAGTAAAAGAATTGGATTATATTAATAAATTGTTGATGATCTTAGAAGGTAGGGATATTATTATGAGGCTGGTTAAAAGATTAATAAGTATTATTTTAATCGCTTTAACTGGTTGCATTCTAATAGAAAGTAATTTTGTTATAATATTAGCTGACAATAAAACAATTATTAAAGCAGCGGTGATAGTTTATGATACCAATGCTACTTATATGTCAGAAGTTATAAAAAATCTAAAAGACATTCAAGCACAAAATGCAGAAAAAGTTGAATTTACATTTTTTGATAGTAATAATAAACAAGCTAAAGAAAATGAAATTGTTAATACAATAGTTAAAAAGAAGGAATTTAATATTTTGTTTATTGCATTAGTTGATGTGAATTCAGCCTATGATGTAATTAATATTGCAAAAGAAAATAATATTCCGATAATATTATTTAATAGAGAGCCACCTAAAAAAAGTGCTATTCAATCTTATAATAAATCAATATTTGTTGGAACTGAATTAGAGCAGGCAGGAATATTTGAAGGTGAAATTCTAGTTAATGAATGGAATAAAAATAAAGTACATATAGATAGAAATAAAGACCAAACAATGCAATATATTATGTTAAATGGACCCAAAGATAATTTAGAAGCAATTGCAAGAGCGAAATATTCAGTATTAACTATAAAAAATAATGGAATAAAGGCTGTGGAGCTTGCATCAAGCTATTCTGATTGGAATGATAGAGAAGAAGCTAAAAGAATAACAGAATCATTTTTACTTAGGTATGGTGATAAAATAGAGGCTATAATTTCAACTAATGATAATATGGCAATAGGAGCAATACAAGAGCTGCAGGCAGCAGGTTATAACACAGGAATAAAGGAAAAAACAGTTCTAGTTGTAGGTGTTGATGCAATACCAGAAGCAAGGGAACTAGTTAATAAAGGAATAATGACTGGAACTGTTATTCAAGATGCATATGGAATGGCAGAGGCACTATATGTTACAGGAATGAACCTGGCATCCAACAAGAAACCACTTGATGGAACAAATTATAAATTTGACGATTCAAGAGTTGTAATTCGAATTCCATATAAAAAGTATAATCCAAGCTAAGAAGTGATTTGATAAATTATAATAAGATGAAACTAGAGAGATTAACATTTTATGGTATTTTTTATAATAAAAAGAATAAAAATGTATGTTAGCTCTTTTTTTACTGTAAGGATTAGTGTATAATTACATAAATAAAGTTGGCTCATATAATATGAGCTTTATTTTTTATTAGGCATTTTAAGGGGGGCTAAAATTGAATATCTTTAATACTTACAAAGGACTGCCTAAAAGTATATATGCACTATTTGCGGTACAGATAATTAATAGGTTTGGTGACTTTGTATTTCCTTTTTTATCTTTGTTGTTAACGCAAAAACTCGATTTTTCTTATTCCATGACAGGAATAATTGTAATGGTGACATCATTAGTTTCAATGCCTGCAGCAATTTTAGGTGGAAAATTTGCAGATCAGGTAAGCAGAAGAAAAACTTATTTTATGGGGCAAGGTGTTGCTGCTTTAGCTATTTTCTTGTGTGGGTTAATAAGAAATCCATTACTAATTGTTGTGCTAGTAATTATTTCAGCATTTTTTAATGGCTTTGTAAGGCCAACGCTTTCAGCAATAATAGCAGATGAATTAACTCCTGAAAAAAGACAGATTGGATCGTCATTAACTTATTTGGGAATAAATATAGGCGTTGCAGTAGGTCCTATAGTAGCAGGATTTTTATTTAATAATTATCTGTCTCTTCTTTTTATATTAGATGCTCTAACGTCTTTTTTAGCAATAATAATTTTTTATATTTACATTGATGAAACAAAGCCTAAAACAGGAGCTCAAGAAGAGAAAAATACGAATGAAAGAGAGGAGCATGGGAATTTAGTCCAGATACTATTAAAGAGGCCGAGGCTTACTTTTTTTATGATATTTAATATGTTCTATGCTTTTGCATATACTCAAATTTCATTTGCAGCACCAATGATGCTGAATAAAGTTTTTGGAGCTGAAGGAACTGAAAAATTCGGTTATTTAATGAGCATTAATGCTATTACTGTAATATTTTTAACAGTGATGATTATTTCAATAACTCAAAAATTCAAAACTCTTACAAATGTAATTTTTTCAGGAATTTTTTATGCTATAGGATTTGGGATGATAGGTATTATAGGAAGCTCTTTCCCTTTATATATAGTTTCAACTATACTTTGGACAATAGGTGAAATAATATCTTCAACTAATAATGGAGTATATATAGCTAATAATAGTCCTAAAAATTTTAGAGCAAGAATTAGTGCAGCCAGCAATTTAACTTACGCATTATCAACTGCATTAGGTACTTCTCTCGTTGGAAAATATATAGATTCTTATGGAATAAATAAAGTATGGTCATTAGTTTTTATTGTAGTTTGCATAGGAGTATGTCTTATGACAATATTACATATATATGATTCAAAAAATGAGAAAAATGAGGAATGTGAAAGAGATGCTGCTTGTTAAATTTTAATATATTTTTTGGGTGCTAAAATCAAGAATAAAATTCTATTTGCATGGTAAATATAAAAATATGTAAGGAGGATTAATTATGGTTAATAAGCGTAAAGTTACTCAAAAACAAATGGCTTCTTTAGGATTAAAGAAAACTGAAAATGGTGATTATGATTATATAAATCCAAATGACAAAACAAATTCAAAATATAAACCAGTAAGGAAAGAGCCTAAATAAAGGCTCTTTTTTATATGGAAGAAATCTAAGATATATGTAAAATAATAAAAAGGAAAATAAAAATGTAAATTCACAAGGCAATAAAAATTCATCCAAAGTAGAAGATAATAAAGGTAAGAACAAATAGTTAAGGCAATACCTATGTGGTAAATAGATAAGAGGATATATCAAGAAAGATATTAAGATAATATGCTTATAAAAAGATACTCTGTACTATATTAAAAAAAGATTTAAAATGTCTCGAGGATTAGGTTGTTATGTGTAACTTTCGAGACACTTTAAATTCAGCGAAAAAATGTATGTCAAATTATATAAATTGGTTGTAATAGATATTTGCATAAGGTTATAATTCTAGTGAAGGATGTGATACTATATGAAGAAAATAGTTTTAGGTGGAGGTTGCTTCTGGGGAGTAGAAAAACTCTTCTCAATGACACCAGGGGTAGTAGAAACAGAAGTAGGATATGCAAATGGAAAAACAGAAAATCCAACTTATGAAGAAGTATGCAAAGATGATACAGATTTTGTAGAAGTATGTTACATAACATATAATGAAAAAGCAGTTTCGTTAGATACTTTATTAGATAAGTTTTGGAGTGTTATTGATCCTACAACAGTAAATAAACAGGCAGGAGATGTTGGAACTCAATATAGAAGTGGAATCTACTACATTGATGATTCTGATATTGATATAATTAATAAAAGCAAAATGAAAATTCAAGAGAAATATAAAGAACCAGTTGTAACTGAAATTAAACCACTAGAAAAATATTATACAGCAGAAGAATATCATCAAGATTACTTAGAGAAAAATCCTACTGGATATTGTCATATTAAATTTAACTAATATGGAGCTGTCGCACTAAAGATTTTAATCCGCTAGTGCGACAGGTCCTTATTTTGTTTTGGAGAAAATTCTTTAGGTGATTTTGAAAATAGTTTTCTAAATGAGCGGAGAAAACATGAGTAATCATTAAAGCCGCATTGCATACAGACTTTGGTAATAGGTTCTCCAGTTGATATTAAATCTTTTGCCATTAATAATCTTTTTTGGTTTACGTAATTGTGGAGCGTATAGCCGGTTTCTTTCTTAAATTTATGCATAAGATAATATTTACTTATATAGAATATTTGAGATAAAGCTTCTGTAGACAAATTTTCAGCTAAATTATTATTTATATATTTTAAAATCTTCTCAATTTGTTTGTCATATTTAAGAGAATCTTCTTCAGTTATATACATATTACTCAAATGAACTCTATTTAAATATATAAGCAGTTGAATAAATAATGAGTTGCTTAAAAGTTTGCTGCCAAATTCATTTGAATTAAAAGAAGTCTTAAGAGATTCTATTATAAACTTTATATTATTCTGTAATTTGCTTTCAAGTCTAATGAGATTAAAGCTCTTTTCATTTGCTAATTTAAAACATGTCAAAAGGTCACAATTATCATAGTTATGATTTTTGATGAAATTGGAATCAGCCCAAATTATTATACGTTCATAAATTTCTGAAGGATCGATAATTGGCTTATGAACATCATTATTATTCACAAGCAAAATATCCCAAGGTTTCAAATTATAAGCTTTACCCTCAATCAAATAAGTCACTTTCCCAGATAAAAATATTATTATTTTATTAAAATCATGATAATGAAATTCAAATTCCTGATTTTTCTTATCTTTCAAATGAAACAATTGAAAATCTTTATTTAAATAACCTGATTTATTTTTGATATAATCATTATTCATAAATAAAATCCCCTTTGGTCATGAATGTAGTTAATTCTATGTAGCACTGCATTTAGAACACATACTATTTAATTATATGATAAAGCACTTTTTGCAACATATCAAGCAATATATACACTACTTACTGTGGAAATGTTGTATATAATGAGAATATAGCGAAATTAATAAAATGATTGGAGGAAGTAAAATGAAGCTATATGAGTTGTTAAAGGATATGAAATATGAGTTGATTAGTGGAAATGTTGATATAGATGTTGCTAATATAAGTTATGATTCCAGGAAGGTAATAGAGAGTTCGATGTTTGTATGCATAAAAGGGGCTAATGTAGATGGACATGATTATATAAAAGAGGCGATTAAGAAAGGCGCTTTAGCAATAGTGATTGATGAAGAATTAGAACTTAAAAGTAGAAATATAACACTGATAAAGGTTGAAAATTCAAAGATAGCGTTAGCAAGTTTAGCTAGTTCATTCTATAATAAGCCATCTAAAGAAATTAATTTAGTTGGAGTTACAGGAACTAATGGGAAAACTACAGTAATACATTATATTAAAGATATACTAGAAGCTAATAAAAAGAGAACGGCTATAATTGGAACTTTAGGGTATGAATTTGAAGAAAAAGAGGCAAATATAGAAAAAGTTAATCCGACGACACCTGAAGCATTAGAACTACAAGGATTATTTAGAGAATTTAAGAATAAAGGTGCGGAGAATGTTATCATGGAGGTAACATCTTCAGCTCTAGCAAAATATAGAGTGGAGAATTGTAATTTTAATGTTGGGGTATTTACAAATTTATCTCAAGACCACCTTGACGAACATGGCACAATGGAAAACTATAAAAATGAGAAAATAAAATTGTTTAAAAAATGCTCAATAGGAATTATAAATTTAGACGATAAAATCTCTGAAGAAACTATAAAAAAAGCTACGTGTAAAATTTTAACTTATGGAATAAATAAAGAGGCAGATATTAAAGCTACGGATATCAAGTATACAAATGATTCAGTTTTATTTAAAGTTAACTTTAAGGATGTAACGAAAGAAGTAGAAGTAAACATTCCAGGAAAAGTAACAGTCTATAACGTTTTGGCGGCTATAGGAGGGTGTATTGGCCTTGGAGTGAGTATTTCTGATATTGTAAAAGCAATGCCAAATATCAAATATGTTTCCGGAAGGCTTGAAATGATAAAAAACAGTGCGAATAAAAGCGTAATAGTAGATTATGCTCATACACCAGATGCCCTAGAGAGATTATTGATGATGGCAAGAGAGACTACACGGGGAAGAATTATAAGTATATTTGGTTGTGGAGGAGATAGAGATAAGTCCAAGAGAAAAGTAATGGGGATGGCAGCAGGAATATTATCTGATTACTGCATTATAACCTCAGATAATCCAAGAAGTGAAGAGCCCATGAGGATTATAGAAGATATTGAAGAAGGGATGCTTAGTATAAATTCAACTTATGAGAAGATTGTTGATAGAAGAAAAGCTATTGAAAGAGGATTAAAACTATTAAAAGATGAGGATTTATTGATAATTTCAGGAAAAGGACATGAAAATTATCAAATAATAGGAAAAGAGAGAATACATTTTGATGATAGAGAAGTAGTTAAAGAACTTTTAAGATAAGTAATTCTTATTGGAAGAGGTCATTTGATATAAGTGAGATGCTTATTTTGAAGTTAATAAGGATATTAAAGTAATGTTTGTTTAGATGAATTTTTTTAAGCTGTACTAGGAATATAGATATAGAAGACAAAGTATCGTATCCAATTTGTGCAGTTTATTTTTATATAAAAAATTAGTATGTCTATAATATTAGAGAATATAAAATTATAAAAAATAATGTTTTTGAATTATGATTTTAAGTTAATGTAGTATAATTTAGATAATAATAAAATTAATAGAGTTGCATGGAGGAATTGGCTGAATGAGAAAAGGTTTCAACATAGATGAGTTTTTAGGAAAATATCCTCAGACGAAAGAAATGATTTTAAAAAATAGTATTGATAGCGATAATTTGAAAGAAATCTATGAAGATTATATAGATTATAAGAATTCTTATGAAAACCAGGCAGGATTTATAGCAAATATTTTACGTTCGCAAAAAAATGTACATTCGGTTAAATCAAGAATTAAAGATCCAGAGAGATTGATAGAAAAGATAATAAGAAAAACTGAAGACAGAAAAAATAAATATGGGAATGATTTTGAATTTACAGTAGATAATTATAAGAACGAAATAAATGATTTAATTGGAATTAGAGTGATACATATATTTAAAGATCAATGGCAGGGAATACATGAATTTATTTTAAAAACATGGAAGGTTATCGAGATTACTGCTAATGTTAGAGAAGGTGATAATATTGAGGTTTTTGATGATCCAAACATTGAAGTAAGATCAAAAGCTTCTGGGTATCGTTCGGTTCACTATTTAGTAGAATTTTATCCAACCAATAAAAAAGTTATTGCAGAAATACAAGTTAGGACTATTTTTGAAGAAGGGTATGGAGAGATAGATCATAGGTTAAGATATTCGCATGATGAAATTCCAGAGATTCTTAAATCGAATTTATTGCTGTTTAATAGAATAGTAGGAAGTGCAGATGAAATGGCATCATTGATAAATAATATAAGCAAGGAATGGGGTGAAAAGGAAGTGAATTATAAGAAATTAATACAAGAGCAGGAAGCTGAAATAAATAGATTAAAAAGTAAAATGACATGGATAGATCTTGAAAATAATTCTTAAAATATAAATTTAAATGTAATACTAAAAAACAATAATAAATTTTCCATTAAAAAGTGTTTTTTTCAATAAAAAACATGTTTGATTTTGTCAAAATATGATATACTAATGGTAACCCTAATAAATATTCAATGATTACCCTTTAATAATTTTCTCTCTCTCTCGTAAAAGCAGTAAATAAGAAATCCTTATTTGCTGCTTTATTTAGGCACAATTAAAAAAAGTAAATTAATATTTTCTTTTGCATGTCTAAAAAAGACTATGCAGATAATATTTTTTTGTTATAATAAAACATGTATATTACATAGTAATTTTATAAGAAAAGTGCGAAAGTGATAAGTTATATTAAAATTAATAATAAGTTATCAGCGCATTTAAATTCTGGTGCAAATTGTATCCTTGAGATATTATTTTCTTTAATATGCTTAACTGGA harbors:
- a CDS encoding AraC family transcriptional regulator; this encodes MNNDYIKNKSGYLNKDFQLFHLKDKKNQEFEFHYHDFNKIIIFLSGKVTYLIEGKAYNLKPWDILLVNNNDVHKPIIDPSEIYERIIIWADSNFIKNHNYDNCDLLTCFKLANEKSFNLIRLESKLQNNIKFIIESLKTSFNSNEFGSKLLSNSLFIQLLIYLNRVHLSNMYITEEDSLKYDKQIEKILKYINNNLAENLSTEALSQIFYISKYYLMHKFKKETGYTLHNYVNQKRLLMAKDLISTGEPITKVCMQCGFNDYSCFLRSFRKLFSKSPKEFSPKQNKDLSH
- the msrA gene encoding peptide-methionine (S)-S-oxide reductase MsrA; translation: MKKIVLGGGCFWGVEKLFSMTPGVVETEVGYANGKTENPTYEEVCKDDTDFVEVCYITYNEKAVSLDTLLDKFWSVIDPTTVNKQAGDVGTQYRSGIYYIDDSDIDIINKSKMKIQEKYKEPVVTEIKPLEKYYTAEEYHQDYLEKNPTGYCHIKFN
- a CDS encoding MFS transporter, translated to MNIFNTYKGLPKSIYALFAVQIINRFGDFVFPFLSLLLTQKLDFSYSMTGIIVMVTSLVSMPAAILGGKFADQVSRRKTYFMGQGVAALAIFLCGLIRNPLLIVVLVIISAFFNGFVRPTLSAIIADELTPEKRQIGSSLTYLGINIGVAVGPIVAGFLFNNYLSLLFILDALTSFLAIIIFYIYIDETKPKTGAQEEKNTNEREEHGNLVQILLKRPRLTFFMIFNMFYAFAYTQISFAAPMMLNKVFGAEGTEKFGYLMSINAITVIFLTVMIISITQKFKTLTNVIFSGIFYAIGFGMIGIIGSSFPLYIVSTILWTIGEIISSTNNGVYIANNSPKNFRARISAASNLTYALSTALGTSLVGKYIDSYGINKVWSLVFIVVCIGVCLMTILHIYDSKNEKNEECERDAAC
- a CDS encoding RelA/SpoT domain-containing protein; the encoded protein is MRKGFNIDEFLGKYPQTKEMILKNSIDSDNLKEIYEDYIDYKNSYENQAGFIANILRSQKNVHSVKSRIKDPERLIEKIIRKTEDRKNKYGNDFEFTVDNYKNEINDLIGIRVIHIFKDQWQGIHEFILKTWKVIEITANVREGDNIEVFDDPNIEVRSKASGYRSVHYLVEFYPTNKKVIAEIQVRTIFEEGYGEIDHRLRYSHDEIPEILKSNLLLFNRIVGSADEMASLINNISKEWGEKEVNYKKLIQEQEAEINRLKSKMTWIDLENNS
- a CDS encoding UDP-N-acetylmuramoyl-L-alanyl-D-glutamate--2,6-diaminopimelate ligase, whose amino-acid sequence is MKLYELLKDMKYELISGNVDIDVANISYDSRKVIESSMFVCIKGANVDGHDYIKEAIKKGALAIVIDEELELKSRNITLIKVENSKIALASLASSFYNKPSKEINLVGVTGTNGKTTVIHYIKDILEANKKRTAIIGTLGYEFEEKEANIEKVNPTTPEALELQGLFREFKNKGAENVIMEVTSSALAKYRVENCNFNVGVFTNLSQDHLDEHGTMENYKNEKIKLFKKCSIGIINLDDKISEETIKKATCKILTYGINKEADIKATDIKYTNDSVLFKVNFKDVTKEVEVNIPGKVTVYNVLAAIGGCIGLGVSISDIVKAMPNIKYVSGRLEMIKNSANKSVIVDYAHTPDALERLLMMARETTRGRIISIFGCGGDRDKSKRKVMGMAAGILSDYCIITSDNPRSEEPMRIIEDIEEGMLSINSTYEKIVDRRKAIERGLKLLKDEDLLIISGKGHENYQIIGKERIHFDDREVVKELLR
- a CDS encoding galactose ABC transporter substrate-binding protein, whose protein sequence is MRLVKRLISIILIALTGCILIESNFVIILADNKTIIKAAVIVYDTNATYMSEVIKNLKDIQAQNAEKVEFTFFDSNNKQAKENEIVNTIVKKKEFNILFIALVDVNSAYDVINIAKENNIPIILFNREPPKKSAIQSYNKSIFVGTELEQAGIFEGEILVNEWNKNKVHIDRNKDQTMQYIMLNGPKDNLEAIARAKYSVLTIKNNGIKAVELASSYSDWNDREEAKRITESFLLRYGDKIEAIISTNDNMAIGAIQELQAAGYNTGIKEKTVLVVGVDAIPEARELVNKGIMTGTVIQDAYGMAEALYVTGMNLASNKKPLDGTNYKFDDSRVVIRIPYKKYNPS